A region from the Candidatus Thiothrix putei genome encodes:
- a CDS encoding integrase domain-containing protein yields the protein MGKFTSGRNFGYGKSMSYAASQALKEHYGEGHFNAVAAHQSRFSQFADYLKTEEGIRDAKDITQDAVERYGQQLNEKVAAGEMAVSYAQNLLSSVNTTLACLRGDESISVSPSGMVGERSHVRTVAPDGLDRTEVRTASENMRHAGLERAAAVTELAREFGLREREAILGNLERWHQEAKEKGAINVTEGTKGGRGHEVDRWVPVSQTGLQTLERAIAASPEGSRNLLATHEIYISFVHGELNKAREHLKEAGIGKYHELRAAYACERYEQLTGHLAPVLGDGMSASRESDREAREILTEELGHGRIDVVSAYIGGRS from the coding sequence ATGGGTAAATTCACGTCAGGTAGAAATTTTGGCTACGGTAAAAGCATGTCCTACGCTGCCAGCCAAGCACTCAAAGAGCATTACGGTGAGGGGCACTTCAACGCTGTTGCGGCGCATCAGTCACGTTTTAGCCAATTCGCGGATTACTTAAAAACAGAGGAAGGCATACGCGATGCGAAAGACATCACCCAAGACGCCGTGGAACGGTACGGGCAACAATTAAACGAAAAGGTTGCTGCTGGCGAAATGGCGGTTTCCTACGCTCAAAATTTGCTTTCCAGTGTCAATACCACACTGGCTTGCCTGCGTGGGGACGAGTCCATTAGCGTCAGCCCTTCCGGGATGGTCGGCGAACGCTCCCATGTCCGCACGGTCGCACCCGATGGCCTTGATCGGACAGAGGTACGGACTGCCAGCGAAAACATGAGACATGCAGGGCTAGAACGCGCCGCTGCCGTCACTGAACTCGCAAGGGAATTTGGTTTGAGAGAGCGGGAGGCGATTCTTGGCAATTTGGAGCGCTGGCACCAAGAAGCAAAAGAAAAAGGCGCAATCAACGTAACGGAAGGCACAAAAGGCGGTCGTGGTCATGAGGTGGATCGCTGGGTTCCGGTTAGCCAAACTGGTTTGCAAACACTTGAACGGGCAATCGCCGCCAGCCCGGAAGGTTCCCGCAACTTGCTGGCAACCCATGAAATCTACATCAGCTTTGTCCATGGGGAGCTGAATAAAGCGCGGGAACACCTCAAGGAAGCGGGAATAGGAAAATACCATGAGTTACGCGCCGCTTACGCTTGCGAGCGCTACGAACAATTGACCGGGCATCTTGCACCCGTGCTGGGTGATGGAATGAGCGCCTCTAGGGAAAGCGACAGAGAGGCACGGGAAATACTCACCGAAGAATTGGGGCATGGGCGGATTGATGTGGTATCCGCCTACATTGGCGGTAGATCATGA